The DNA window GTTCGTGGACGCGCTGCTGCAATAGAAGGCGGCAGTAAAAAGGCAGTAGTAGATAGGCAAAGCGTGGAAAGGGCGGCCGGAGATCCGGCCGCCCTTTCCACGCGATCAAGGCGCTACTCGGTGTCGACCAAGCGCTCGATCCGCTGCACCACATCCGTCTGGAAGCAGCTGTGCATGTGCGTCATCCCCTTGAACCCGCTGACGCTGTCCAGCACGTGCCGCGTGTTCGCGTAGATCCCCTGCAGCCGCCCCGCCGCCATCGCGATCTGCTTCAGCACCCACGTGATCTCCACCTGGGCCTGCGCCGCGACCGCCGGCGTCATCGTCCCCACGGACATCACCTCCTCGACCAGGAAGCCGCCGAGGGAGCCGATCAGCAGGTTGATCAGCCCGACGATGGTCCCCTCGGTGAGCGCCGCCTCGCCGCGCAGGCCGCGCAGCGTCTCGGCGCTCGTGGCGAGGTTGCCCGCCAGGGTGTCGAGCTCGGCCAGGAAGTCGGCCAGCAGCGGGTAGAAGCGCTCGGCGGTCTCGTCGTCCCAGGTACTGTGCAGGGCCGCGGCCGCGAAGCACAGATCGGCGATCGTCTGCTGCACGTGCGCGTGCGCCTCGTCCCAGGCCTTGGCCGCGCGCTCCAGTTCGTCGGGGTCGCCGGTCAGCTTGTCCAGGAACTCGAACGGGCTGGGCAGCCCGGTGTGGTGCGAGACCCACGCCAGCAGCCGCTTCTCCAGGCCGGTGATGCCGACGAGGTGGATGTGCGGGTGCGGCACGTCCAGGTGCGGGAAGTGGTGCTTGGCCAGCACCTCCAACCGTTCCTGGTCCCGCTCCTGCGCGTGCTCGGGGCGCGGCTCGGGCTTCTGCCCCTCCGGCAGCGCCTCGGCCCGGGCGATGAACTCCTCGATGCTGTGGACCTCGGCGGCGGTCTCCTCGATCTGTTCGGTCAGCTCCGCGCCGGGCTCGTCCTGCATCTTGCGGCGCTGGTTGCGCACCACCAGGACGCCCAGGCCCCACATGCCGAAGATCAGGACCGCGAAGCTCAGACCCGTGATGAGCATGATGTTCACGCGTCCGCGCCCCCCGCCTGCTGCTGCGGGATCGTGCGGCGCCAGGGGAAGCCGTCGGGGGTCCACTCCGTGGCCTGCGACAGTGCCGGGTCCGGCCCCGCCGGATTCGCCGCGATCGGGTGCCCGGCCCGCAGCCCGGCGATGAAGTGGTCGATGACATCGCAAGCCTCGACGATGTCCTTCTCGGTCTCCGGCAGCCGCTGGTGATAGGCGTCGCGGACCTCGGTGGCCTCGAACATCTTCCCGAACGCGAAGTCGTGAACCCGGGCGCCCTCCAGCTTGCCGGGCACTTCCCGCAGCGACGCCTCCGCAGTGCGGAGCGCGGCCACGAACGCGCCCATCGGGTCGGTCTCCTCCGTCGTCACCGTACCCCTCCCATCAGTAGGTTCGGCGCGGAGCCTACTCCGAGTTGCAGGGTTCGCAGCACCCCGCGAACACTGGTTCCCATGTATGAGATCAAGGTCGAACGCACCGATGACGGCCGCTACATCGCCACCAACGAACGCGGCGCCCGCATCGAGTTGAGCGGAGACGGCCAGGGCCCGAACTTCTCCCCCGTCGAGCTGCTCCTGGTCGCGGTGGCCGGCTGCAACATCGTCACCACCGAGCCGCTGACCGCGCAGCGCGGGCACCGGATGACCAGGCTGATCGCGGCGGCGACCTCGGAGAAGATCGAGCGGAACAAGCTCGGGCCGGTGACCTTGAGCTACAGCGTGGAGCTGCCCGAGGGCGACGCGGACGCCGAGAAGGTGTTCCGGGACGTCGCCGAGCGCGTGGAGGAGCGGCACTGCACGGTCAGCCGCTCCCTGCGGGAGGGCACGCCGGTGAAGCTGGAGCTCGGGGAAGACTGAGAGAGCGGAGAAAGTTCGCACCGGCGCCGAACCGCGCCCGAAGGCGGTTCGGCCCGGGAGAGCCGGGAGAACCGGCACAGCCTGGGATACGGGATATCAGGGCTTGAGCGAGTCGGTGTGCAGGATCCGGTAGAACTGCTTGCTGTCGGCCCACCGGCCGTTGACGTACAGGTGCGACCGCGACAGCCCGATCTCCTCGAACCCGCACTTGGCCAGCACCCGCTGCGAGGCGACGTTCTCCACGTTCGTCCCGGCCTCGATCCGGTGCAGGTTCCAGCGCTGGTGCGCGTACTCGCACACGCCGTTCACGGCGGCGGTCGCCAGTCCCCGGCCGACCAGCTCGACGTCCACCCAGTAGCCCATCCGGGCGTTGAGAAAGATCCCCAGCTCGATGCTCGACAGCGTGAGGCTGCCGTACACCTCGCCGTCGCCGCGGTCGAAGGTCCAGCGCTCGATGCGGCCCTCGGCCCGGTCCGCTTCGAGCTTCTTCAGCCGCGAGTACTGCCCCGTCTCGGTGTAGAAGTCATCCGGGCGGATCGGGTCCCACTTCGCCAGGTGCGCGCGGTTCCGGTCGAAGGCACGGGCCAGGGCGGCGGCGTCCGTCAGGCGCATCGGCCGCAGCAGGACGTCTTCGGTCAGGCGTATTTCCCCAGTGGTCATCGCAGCAGGGTAAGGCTCAGACCGTCTCGTCTTCCATTGCGTTCTCCGCTGCGGCCTGCGCGGACTCGTCGGCCGAAGCCTGCGCGGACTCCCTCGCCGCCGCCTCCGCGGAGACCTCGGCCGCGGCCTGTGCCGGCACGACCTTCGGTGCGTCGCTTATGGCGCCGGTCTCCTTGTTGCGCAGCTTCTGGCTGATGACCGTGGTGACGCCGTCCCCGCGCATGGTGACGCCGTACAGCGCGTCGGCGACCTCCATGGTGCGCTTCTGGTGCGTGATCACGATCAGCTGCGAGGTGGCCCGCAGCTCCTCCATGATGTTGATCAGGCGGCCCAGGTTGGTGTCGTCCAGCGCCGCCTCGACCTCGTCCATGATGTAGAACGGCGAGGGCCGGGCCTTGAAGATGGACACCAGGAACGCCACCGCGGTCAGCGACCGCTCGCCGCCGGACAGCAGCGACAGCCGCTTCACCTTCTTGCCCGGCGGGCGCGCCTCGACCTCGATGCCGGTGGTCAGCATGTCCTCGGGGTCGGTGAGGATCAGCCGGCCGTCGCCGCCGGGGAACAGGCGGGAGAACACGCCCTCGAACTCGCGGGCGACGTCGTGGTAGGCCTCGGTGAAGACCTGCTCGACCCGGTCGTCGACCTCCTTGATGATGTCCAGCAGGTCCTTGCGGGTCTTCTTCAGGTCCTCCAGCTGCTCGGACAGGAACTGGTGCCGCTCCTCCAGCGCCGCGAACTCCTCCAGCGCCAGCGGGTTCACCTTGCCCAGCGCCGAGTAGTCCTTCTCCGCCTTCTTCAGCCGGCGCTGCTGCTCGGCGCGGTCGTAGGGCACCGGGATGTCGCCCTCGACGGTCGGCGGGATCGGCACCTCGGGCCCGTACTCGGCGACCAGCACGTCGGCCTCGACGCCGTGCTCGGCGAGCGCCTTCTCCTCCATCTGCTCGATGCGCATCCGGCGCTCGGCGCGGGCGACCTCGTCGCGGTGCACCGAGTCGGTGAGCTTCTCCAGCTCGCCGGACAGCTCCCGGACCCGGGTCCGCACGACCTGGATCCCGGCGTCGTGCTCGACCCGGGCCCGCTCCGCGTCCTCGCGCCGGGCCTGGGCCAGCGCCAGCGACTGCTCCAGGTGCCGGATGACCTGCTCGAAGCCGTGGGCCACGGCCCGCGCGACCTCGGCCTCCTCGGCCAGCCGCTCGGCGCGCTCTATGGCCCGTTCGCGGGCCTCGCGCTCCTGCTGCGCGGCGCGGTCCAGCTGGTCGGCGCGGCCGGCCAGGGCGCGGGCCCGCTCCTCGGCGGTGCGCACCGCCAGGCGCGCCTCCATCTCCGCGGTGCGCGCGGCGGTGGCCTGCTGGGCGAAGTCGTCGCGGCGGCCGGTGGACAGGACGTCGTCGAGCTCTTCGGCGGCGGCCGCGACCTCCTGGGCTTCGAGCAGCTGGCCCTCCAGTTCCTCGACCTGCCCCAGGTCCCGGTCGCGCGCCTCCTCGGCCTTCTCGATCGCGGCGACGAAGCGCTCGACCTCGCTGAGCGCGGCACGGGCCTGGCCGCCGAGCCGGCCGAGCTGCTGCGCGACGCCGGCCTTCTGGCTGTCGGCCTCGCGGCGCTGCGCCATCAGGGTGTCGACGCGGGCCTTGGCGGTCTGCCGCTCGGCGGTCGCGAACTCCAGCTCGGTCCGCAGGCGCTCGGCGCGGGCGCCGGCCTCGTACAGCTTCTCGGTGGCCTCGTCGACCGCGGCCTGGACCTCCAGCAGGGTCGGCGCCGAGGACGAGCCGCCGCGCGCCGAGTCCCGGCCCAGTACGTCGCCGTCCCGGGTCACGGCCCGCACGTCCGGGATCCGCCCGATCAGCTCGGAGGCCTCGGACAGGTCCTCGACCACGGCCATCCGGTTCAGCAGCCGGGTGAACGCCGGGCGCAGCTCCTCCTGGACCTGGATCAGGTCGATGACATAGCGGGCGTTGGCCGGCAGTTCGGGCCATTCCCCGTCGTCCGGGTAGGAGACGTCGCCGCCGACGATGACCGTGGCCTGGCCGGCGTCGTCGGCCTTCAGCAGCCGGATGGCGTTGACCGCGCTGTCCACGCTGGTCACGGCGACCGCGTCGGCGGCGGTGCCGAGCGCGGCGGCCACCGCGGCCTCGGCGCCGGACTCCACCGTCAGTATCGCCGCGACGCTGCCGAGCAGGCCGGAGAGCCGGTCGGTGGCGGCCAGCAGGGCGCCGGCGCCGTCCTTGCGGTTCAGGCCGAGTTCGAGGGCTTCCTTGCGGGCCGCGAATCCGGCCTGCTCCTTCTGGGCCTCGCGCTCGGCGGCCCGCAGCTCGGTCAGCTTCTCCTCGGACTCGGACAGCGCCTGCGAGGCCTCCTCGACCTCGTCGTCCAGCCCGCCGCCGTCCGTCTCCAGGCCCTCGACCTCGGCCTTGAGCTCGTCGTACTCGCGCTGCACGCCGGCCGCCCGGCCCCGGGCCTCCTCGGCGGCGGCGCCGAGGCGGCCGATCTCGGCGTCGGCGGCCGTGGCCTTGGAGCGCATCGCGCCGACCCGGCCCTCCAGCTTCGCCAGGCTCTCGCGCTGGTCGGCGGCGGCGCGCACGGAGGCGGCCAGCCGACGCTCTTCCTGCTGCAACGCGGTCTCGGCGTCGGTGCGCTGCATGACCGCGCCGGCCAGCGTCTCCTGCGCCTCGGCGATCTCCTCGGCGAGCTCGGCCTCCTCCTCGCGGATGCGCGCGGCCTCGGCCTGCATCTCCTCGGGATCGCGGCCGTGCCGCTCCTCGGGGGCGGTGCGCGAGGCGTTGCGGACCCGCTCGACGGCGAGCTGCGCCGAGCCGCGGTAGCGCTCCTTCAGAGAGCTGAGGCGATACCAGGTCTCCTGGGTCTGGGCCAGGTACGGGACCAGAGCGGCGCCGCGCTGTTCGAGCTCGGACTCCTGGGCCTGCGCCTCGGAGTACTCGCGCTCCAGCTGCTTGCGCCGGACCTTCATCGCCTCTTCGTCGGCGGACTCCTGCTCGAAGGCGTGGCGCATGGTGACCAGGTCGTCGGCGAGCAGTCGGAGCCGGGCGTCGCGCAGGTCGGCCTGGATGACCACGGCGCGCCGGGCCACCTCGGCCTGCCGGCCCAGCGGCTTGAGCTGGCGCCGCAGTTCGCCGGTGAGGTCGGTGAGCCGGGTCAGGTTGGCCTGCATCGCGTCCAGCTTCCGCAGCGCCTTCTCTTTGCGCTTGCGGTGCTTCAGGACGCCGGCGGCCTCCTCGATGAAGGTGCGGCGGTCCTCGGCGCTGGCCTGCAGCACCGCGTCCAGGCGGCCCTGGCCGAGGATGACGTGCATCTCGCGGCCGATGCCGGAGTCGGAGAGCAGCTCCTGGATGTCCAGCAGCCGGCAGGGGTCGCCGTTGATGGCGTACTCCGAGCCGCCGTTGCGGAACATGATCCGCGAGATGGTGACCTCGGAGTAGTCGATGGGGAGCGCACCGTCGCCGTTGTCGATGGTCAGCGCCACCTCGGCGCGGCCCAGCGGCGCGCGGCCGGTGGTGCCGGCGAAGATGACGTCCTCCATCTTGCCGCCGCGCAGCGACTTGGCACCCTGCTCGCCCATCACCCAGGCCAGGGCGTCCACGACGTTCGACTTGCCCGAGCCGTTGGGGCCGACCACGCAGGTGATGCCCGGTTCCAGGCGCAGGGTGGTGGCCGAGGCGAAGGACTTGAAGCCGCGCAGGGTCAGGGTCTTCAGGTACACGTGCGGCGACACTCTCCTGCGCTGCCCGGCCGGCGGGCCTGGTTAGGGGTCCGGTTAAAGCTTCGCCTGCTGTTCACGAGCCCGGCGATGCTTCTGGCGAGCGTACCCCCTCCAGTGCAAGGGACGCCGGAGGTCGCTCCAACGTCCCTTTAGTGGAGATGCCGCTGATGGGACCAGCTTTCGCCGGCTAGCGGGTCAGAGCGGGTTCCCGCTCCAGCTCGCTGAACTCGGAGTCCAGCCCGGTCGAGCTGTACTTCGAGGCGGCCAGCGCCGCGTTCTCGTCCTCGAGGCGGGACACATACGCCTCCAGGTCGACGACGCGCTGCTTGAGCCGCCTCATCTCGGAAACCATGCGGTGGTCCACCGCAGCGACATGCCCGAGAAGCGCCTTAGCCATAGTGAGGGTCCTTCACGATGAGTGCCTGGCGTCTTCGCCAGAACCTCTGTAGGTGTCAACCTGCCAGACAAGGTGGTGCCGTGGTCGCGCACCGGCTGCGGGTGGCAGCGTCGGAAGCGTTATGAATCGGCGATGACCCCGGTGTTTAGCCGGTTTCACCACAGGGCATACCGCGCCGACAAAAAGGAGTGCGCGACTACCAGGGTCGCACCGAAAGGGGTCTTGGGTCAACACGAAGGCAGGCACCGCAAAGCGGACCGCGCGGGCCGTGAGGCCACTCGATCACTTCGGGCACCCGGCCGTCAAGCTTTATCCGTGCGGGATCCGCCTTATCCGGAGCGGGAATTCACCCTGGAGGAGTCAGTCGCGAGGTCCGGGACGGCAAGGGTCCGCAAAGGTTTACCCAAGTCACTCGAACGGACTAAACGGCCCTTTGTAGCTTGGCGGTATGGCCTCAGTGCTTGACGCCGGAGAGCGGTCCGCCGACCCCCGCCGCCCCACCAGCCACCGCCGCCGGGCGCCGCGCCGGAACCGGGGGCTGCGCCGTCCGGTGATCACCGCGGTGGTCGGCGGACTGGCGATCGTGACGCCGTTGATACTGCGCCCGCACGTGGACACGGAGGTCGCGCTCGGACCGGGGAGTTCGGCGCCGGCCGTCCCGCCGCCGGCGTCCTCCAGCGGGAGCACGCCGGGCCCGATGCCGTCCGCGGACGCCTCAGGCCTCGGTACCGGCCGCAGCGCCTCGCCGGTGTCCCGGGACGCGACCCGCTCCTCGTCGCCGCTGACGCCGTCACAGACCGCGGCCACTTCCGCGACCACTTCCAGGGCCGCCTCCACGACCACTTCCACTGCTGCGGCCTACGAGGCCGAGGTGGTCACACTGACCAACGACCAGC is part of the Catenulispora sp. EB89 genome and encodes:
- the smc gene encoding chromosome segregation protein SMC, whose amino-acid sequence is MYLKTLTLRGFKSFASATTLRLEPGITCVVGPNGSGKSNVVDALAWVMGEQGAKSLRGGKMEDVIFAGTTGRAPLGRAEVALTIDNGDGALPIDYSEVTISRIMFRNGGSEYAINGDPCRLLDIQELLSDSGIGREMHVILGQGRLDAVLQASAEDRRTFIEEAAGVLKHRKRKEKALRKLDAMQANLTRLTDLTGELRRQLKPLGRQAEVARRAVVIQADLRDARLRLLADDLVTMRHAFEQESADEEAMKVRRKQLEREYSEAQAQESELEQRGAALVPYLAQTQETWYRLSSLKERYRGSAQLAVERVRNASRTAPEERHGRDPEEMQAEAARIREEEAELAEEIAEAQETLAGAVMQRTDAETALQQEERRLAASVRAAADQRESLAKLEGRVGAMRSKATAADAEIGRLGAAAEEARGRAAGVQREYDELKAEVEGLETDGGGLDDEVEEASQALSESEEKLTELRAAEREAQKEQAGFAARKEALELGLNRKDGAGALLAATDRLSGLLGSVAAILTVESGAEAAVAAALGTAADAVAVTSVDSAVNAIRLLKADDAGQATVIVGGDVSYPDDGEWPELPANARYVIDLIQVQEELRPAFTRLLNRMAVVEDLSEASELIGRIPDVRAVTRDGDVLGRDSARGGSSSAPTLLEVQAAVDEATEKLYEAGARAERLRTELEFATAERQTAKARVDTLMAQRREADSQKAGVAQQLGRLGGQARAALSEVERFVAAIEKAEEARDRDLGQVEELEGQLLEAQEVAAAAEELDDVLSTGRRDDFAQQATAARTAEMEARLAVRTAEERARALAGRADQLDRAAQQEREARERAIERAERLAEEAEVARAVAHGFEQVIRHLEQSLALAQARREDAERARVEHDAGIQVVRTRVRELSGELEKLTDSVHRDEVARAERRMRIEQMEEKALAEHGVEADVLVAEYGPEVPIPPTVEGDIPVPYDRAEQQRRLKKAEKDYSALGKVNPLALEEFAALEERHQFLSEQLEDLKKTRKDLLDIIKEVDDRVEQVFTEAYHDVAREFEGVFSRLFPGGDGRLILTDPEDMLTTGIEVEARPPGKKVKRLSLLSGGERSLTAVAFLVSIFKARPSPFYIMDEVEAALDDTNLGRLINIMEELRATSQLIVITHQKRTMEVADALYGVTMRGDGVTTVISQKLRNKETGAISDAPKVVPAQAAAEVSAEAAARESAQASADESAQAAAENAMEDETV
- a CDS encoding CAP domain-containing protein, whose amino-acid sequence is MASVLDAGERSADPRRPTSHRRRAPRRNRGLRRPVITAVVGGLAIVTPLILRPHVDTEVALGPGSSAPAVPPPASSSGSTPGPMPSADASGLGTGRSASPVSRDATRSSSPLTPSQTAATSATTSRAASTTTSTAAAYEAEVVTLTNDQRAAHGCPALRDDPRLRAAATGHSVDMRARDYFAHNTPDGVTPWTRIEAQGYSDPSAENIAMGQQTPQSVVDAWMNSPGHRANILNCSSKAIGVGVQFGPNGPWWTQDFGYS
- a CDS encoding WXG100 family type VII secretion target; amino-acid sequence: MLITGLSFAVLIFGMWGLGVLVVRNQRRKMQDEPGAELTEQIEETAAEVHSIEEFIARAEALPEGQKPEPRPEHAQERDQERLEVLAKHHFPHLDVPHPHIHLVGITGLEKRLLAWVSHHTGLPSPFEFLDKLTGDPDELERAAKAWDEAHAHVQQTIADLCFAAAALHSTWDDETAERFYPLLADFLAELDTLAGNLATSAETLRGLRGEAALTEGTIVGLINLLIGSLGGFLVEEVMSVGTMTPAVAAQAQVEITWVLKQIAMAAGRLQGIYANTRHVLDSVSGFKGMTHMHSCFQTDVVQRIERLVDTE
- a CDS encoding GNAT family N-acetyltransferase, producing the protein MTTGEIRLTEDVLLRPMRLTDAAALARAFDRNRAHLAKWDPIRPDDFYTETGQYSRLKKLEADRAEGRIERWTFDRGDGEVYGSLTLSSIELGIFLNARMGYWVDVELVGRGLATAAVNGVCEYAHQRWNLHRIEAGTNVENVASQRVLAKCGFEEIGLSRSHLYVNGRWADSKQFYRILHTDSLKP
- a CDS encoding OsmC family protein, yielding MYEIKVERTDDGRYIATNERGARIELSGDGQGPNFSPVELLLVAVAGCNIVTTEPLTAQRGHRMTRLIAAATSEKIERNKLGPVTLSYSVELPEGDADAEKVFRDVAERVEERHCTVSRSLREGTPVKLELGED